The Paramixta manurensis region GTCCAGTATGAAAGGGACGTTCAGCGGCGGCGGCGGCACTACGGAAGAGAGTTTGTTAAACGATCTCAGCACCGTTGATCTGTTGGTGATTGATGAAATTGGTATGCAGTCGGAATCACGTTATGAAAAAGTGATTATTAATCAGATTGTTGACCGGCGTTCTTCCTCAAAAAGACCCACCGGGATGTTGTCAAACCTCAACCATGCCGGAATGAACGCATTGCTGGGCGAACGCGTAATGGATCGTATGCGTCTCGGTAATAGCCTGTGGGTCACCTTCGACTGGGAAAGCTATCGTAGCCGCGTAAAAGGCGACGAATATTAAATCGGCCATCACCTCTAATACCCGGAGACCGCTGGATGAGTGTACGAGCCCACGCCGAGGCCATTGTGGCGGAGTTAGCCGCCAACAGTCAGTCGATTAATGATGATGAAATGGCGCAGCTTATCGCGGCGTTGCAACAGGCTGGGCATATTTTCCTGGCGGGCGCAGGCCGCAGTGGGGTTGCCATCGCCGCGTTCGCTAATCGGTTGATGCACTTAGGGTTTTCGGTGAGCGTGGTGGGAGAGGTGACCGCGCCGCACACCCGGCCAGGCGATCTGTTAGTGATCTGTTCCGGCTCGGGAGAGACCACCGGCCTGGTGGCGCTGGCGCAAAAAGCGTGTCAGGCGCAGGTGAAGTTGGCGGTTATCACCGCCAGCCCGTCATCAAGGTTGGCCGGGCTGGCTGATTACCGGGTGAGCCTGTCTGGCGTGGCGTCAAAGCAGGCGGCGCCCGAGACGCGCCAGGCCGCACTTCAGCCAATGGGCTCCGCTTTTGAGCAGCTTTGTCTGGTGGTGTATGACGCACTGGTGCTGGCGTTAATGGCAACCCGCGCGGAAACGCATGCCAGCATGATGGCGCGCCACGCCGATTTAGAGTAACGCGCCGCGCCTAACGGGTTTCCGTCTCGGCGATCAACTGCCCAAATTCCAGTTTAATAATGCGGTCTGCCAACGGGAAATAGCGGTCATCATGGGTTATCGCCAGTACCGTTTTTCCTTCGGCTTTTAGCAGCGGCAACAACTGCTGATAGAACACCGCTTTAAACGTCGGATCCTGATCGGCTGCCCACTCATCAAATAAATAGAACGGGCGATCTTCCAGCCACGCCAGTAATAGCGCCAGCCGCTTACGTTGCCCCTGCGACAGGGCGATAGTCGAAAACTGGCCGTTGTTCACCGTGACTTTATGGTCGAGCTGAAGAAGACGCAGTAAATGGTTGACCTGCTCATCACTGCGCGCGCTGGCGTCATCCACGCTATCGAACAGGTAGAAATCATTAAAGACCACCGCGAAGTGTTGGCGATACGCTTCAAGGTTTTCCGCCGTTATATGCTGGCCGTTGAGCGTCAGCGTACCGGTTTCCGGCGGATACAGCCCGACCAGCACTTTTGCCAGCGTGGTTTTACCGCTGCCGTTACCGCCGACTAAAAAAACCACCTCTCCGGGCGAAAAGTGCAGATCGAGCGGGCCGAGCGTAAACCGCTCATCACGGTTTTCGCCCTGATAATGGTGACTAATGCCTTGCAGCGTCAGGCTATGCAAATAGGGTGAGGACACCGGCGGCTGGTGGGCTTCCGGCGGCAGAACGCTTTCCACATCCCGAATACGCTGTAACGCCACTCTGGCGCTACTAATGTTGGGTAACGCAGACAGCAACCCTTCGACCGGAACAATCATGTAGAGAAAAACCATGGTATAGCCTGTCATGATTTCCGGGTTCACCGGTAGATAACCACGCAGTAAATAGAGCACACAGCCGATAAAGGCAAAAAACAACACGCTACCCCAACTGGTGGCTAGCGCATAAAGCACGTAGCCGCGTGTGCGCTCCTGACGCACCGACTCAATGTTCTCCGCCAGCGGGCCGCGGACAAAACGGCGTCGACGTAACGGATTAAGTTTTAATTCGCGCGCGCCATCAAACAGCGTCTTAAATTGTTGGATCAACGTATCTTCGCGCCGCCGTGAGCTACGCAGTAGCTGTAATGCTCTGCTGTGTGAAAGTACGTAACCCAGCGAGCCAAGAAAAATTACCGCCAGCGCCAGTAATAAGATGGTCCACGATAGCGTGCCGAGGTATACCAGGCAGCCGAGAATCACCGCGCCGTAGATCACCAAGTTAGGCAGATTAACGAAAAACACCACAATGGTATCGAGATCTTGCGTCAACACGGAAATGGCGCGCGACATGCCGATTTTCTCCAGCGCCGGGTAGCTCGCCTCGCTGATGCGTTCCACCACTTCATTGCGTAACGTGGCTTTGGCACGCTGACCAAGGGTCATAAACAGCGTTTCGGCAATCATGCGGGTAGAGAGCATCAGGAGTGCCAGCAGTAAAAAATGCCAACCCAACTTGGGGAGTTGAGAGCTGGTGGCATGCAGACTCTGGTTAATCAGCGCCAGTAACGAGGCATTGCTAAAACCGCTGATCAGGCTGGCGACTAACGCCAATAACAACCACCATCCAACATGGCGCGCAAGGTATAACAGCATTTGCATCACATTCTTCCCGTTGATTCTGCTTTTCGGTGTTTAATTACGCTTTTTTCGTAATAACAGCCCAATTAAAAATGGCCCGCCCAGTAGGGTGGTCATCAGACCCACCGGGATTTGCCGGGGGTAAAGTAAATTCCTGCCCATCCAGTCTGCCGCGACCATCATCACGCCGGAAAACAGCACGGCGGTAAACAGTTGATGCAGCGGACGGTGCGCGCCGGCCTGACGTGCGAGATGCGGGCCAAGCAGACCAACAAAGGAGATTGGCCCAACAATGATGGTCGCCAGCGCGGTCATCAGCGCCGCCAATGACAAAACCAATAACCGGGCGCGAGAAACCGGTACGCCAAGTGATCCAGAGACGCTGCCAAGCGGCAGCAGAATGAGCCAGCGGCGTAATAGCGGCGTACACGCCAGCAGCAGTAGCGAGACGATAAACAGCGCCAGCGCCACTGGCGTCGTAATGTAATAGGTCGAGCCGGTCATTAATTGCATCAACATCGAACTGGCGGCGGGGTTATTGAGCATGACGATGCTGGCGACCGCCTGAAATAAGGCATTAATCGCCAGGCCAATCAGCAACACCCGCTGCGGGTTAAAATCGCTACGCTGGGTGCTGTGCAGCGTGAGTAACAAGGTTACCGCCGCGCCAAGCGTGCTGCCGAGCAGTAATTGCGCAAAGCTGCCGCCGGGTAATATCAGTAAAAACAGCGTGATCCCGAGCGATGCGCCAGCGCCGATCCCCAACACTTCCGGGCTGGCTAACGGATTGCCGCTGAGGCGCTGCATTAAAACCCCCGCCGCCGCCAGTAAGAAGCCCGCCCCTAATGCCGCCAACATACGTGGTAAGCGTAAC contains the following coding sequences:
- a CDS encoding cyclic peptide export ABC transporter, with amino-acid sequence MQMLLYLARHVGWWLLLALVASLISGFSNASLLALINQSLHATSSQLPKLGWHFLLLALLMLSTRMIAETLFMTLGQRAKATLRNEVVERISEASYPALEKIGMSRAISVLTQDLDTIVVFFVNLPNLVIYGAVILGCLVYLGTLSWTILLLALAVIFLGSLGYVLSHSRALQLLRSSRRREDTLIQQFKTLFDGARELKLNPLRRRRFVRGPLAENIESVRQERTRGYVLYALATSWGSVLFFAFIGCVLYLLRGYLPVNPEIMTGYTMVFLYMIVPVEGLLSALPNISSARVALQRIRDVESVLPPEAHQPPVSSPYLHSLTLQGISHHYQGENRDERFTLGPLDLHFSPGEVVFLVGGNGSGKTTLAKVLVGLYPPETGTLTLNGQHITAENLEAYRQHFAVVFNDFYLFDSVDDASARSDEQVNHLLRLLQLDHKVTVNNGQFSTIALSQGQRKRLALLLAWLEDRPFYLFDEWAADQDPTFKAVFYQQLLPLLKAEGKTVLAITHDDRYFPLADRIIKLEFGQLIAETETR
- the hxlB gene encoding 6-phospho-3-hexuloisomerase, yielding MSVRAHAEAIVAELAANSQSINDDEMAQLIAALQQAGHIFLAGAGRSGVAIAAFANRLMHLGFSVSVVGEVTAPHTRPGDLLVICSGSGETTGLVALAQKACQAQVKLAVITASPSSRLAGLADYRVSLSGVASKQAAPETRQAALQPMGSAFEQLCLVVYDALVLALMATRAETHASMMARHADLE